tttattattaatcgcAGTCAGAGTCGAAGAGTCCAGAATGGTAGCAGTATTATTTGGCTGCGCCTGCAAGAACGCAGCGAGGCTAGCTTTTGCGTTCAATTGCTGGAACGTAGCGTGTTGCTGTTGCGTCTGCTGCTGAGACTGTTGTTGAttttgctgttgttgttgctgttgttgctgctgctgttgctgctgtagGTGCTGCAACTGCTGCAAATGTAACGCCAGTTGCTGTTGCTGCATTTTGTTCTGGATGTGTTGCTGCAACACTAGCTTCTCAGCGTGAACCGTAGACGGTTGAGTTTGTCGGATCTGCTGAAGTTGCTGTTGAGACTTGTATAATTCACGCTGCAACTCTTCTATCCGTTTCCTTTGCTCTTTGATTATGTCGTCTCCTGAAACACGGGCTACATCGTGAAAACACGGACGTGTGTTGCGTTCCGAAAAATTCATTTTTCGAAAGTTTTATCGTTCATTTAAGTGTACATCGTATTTTCTACTTTATATCTGGAGGAAATATACGTAATAAGGAACGCGCTGAAATACCTGGGGGACTCGACGGATCGTCGTGTTCGCTACCATGCGGCGAATCCGTGCGAGGACTGTTAGGTTCGTCCTTGACGGCTGAGCCAGGACTTTTGGCATGGGAGCTCGACTCGTCGGATGTGACTGGCCCCGGGGTGTCCATCAATATGTGGCCCATGTGCGTCACGTGCGGTCCATTTGAGCTAGACGTCGAGTTGCCGCTAGACGATTCCGTGAACGGCTTTAATCTCTCGATAAGCTGTGGCTTCGAGCCAGATACCGGCAAGTTTCGACGTTTCAACTCTACTTTGAGATCACTTACTGAAAGGGTTACATTTATTTCGGTCAATCAATCACTGGTACTGTCTGtgctttgttattttttttcatGAGTACAGTTTATTCTCAGCGATATAATTAACCAGATTCTTTCGTTATTCGTCCCGAATCGAGCTTAGGACACTTACCTTTCATGTCCTCCAGCTTGCCCAAAGGCCTTAAGGGCGGTTGTTCCGAGGGATTGTTTGAGGAATTCGAGGGTGCAGGACTCGGCGCATTCACGCTGCTTCCGCTGATGCTTCCAGCGTCGCTGGCACCGCTGCTGTTCAAAGACAGTGGCGGCTTTTGCGCTGCCGGTAGAATAATCTGAGGGTACTAGACAACAAAACAACCGAATTATGTAACGTCCGAGCGGACCGCGAGCTTCAGATCCGGGTACACGATAATTACATAAAACGAACGTTCGAATTGAGTAACCCCGCCGTCTCGTAACTTGAGCCCAATTTTCGATTATAAatttagacgtaataacgtaattgcCATGCAAATTGTCGGGGTGAAAGTATGGCGTTAACGAGACATATCCGGCTGGATTCGCCCGTTCGCTCGCCTGTTGCTAACAGACGAAGAAAGTGGACgctttataatatttctatttgGTCGGCGATCGCTTTCGTCGAGGCAAGCGTACCTTATGCTGCCATTCGAGCTGCCACTGGAGAAATAGCTGTTGCTGCTGAAGGAGTAGCTCGTAGCTGGTCTCGCCAGGCGGTGCCGACCCGAGGCCGGAAGTTGTAGACGACACTGAGGTCTTTTGAGCGTTTGGCGGACCCTGGGAACAATCACCGTTCAATGTCAGTCGATATTAATGACCACCGACGAATTAAAAGGGGCTCGGTATCCTCCACTCCTAGATCATCTCTAATTGCTTAATCGCAAAATCATCGTTCCACTCTACAAACATCCGTATATTCTTCTTCACGGCACAAAACAGATAACAAAAGTTGCCAGCTGCGATTCTTTTTCCACGTCTTAATCGTCTTTGTCTTTAAAAGTCTTCGTCGAAAATTCCTACATAGTATTCGTCGCGGAAACGCATGAACGAAAAGGCTAACGCAAAAATCAAGTTAGCGGTCCAAGGAGGATCAGCAACGTGGGAGAAGCCAAGGCGCGAGTGATAAATGATACATCAAGATGTTTTCTGCGCCCTCATTTGCACGCCCATTCCTGGTTCGCTTTCACACCGACCACGCCATATCCCGAATGTTTCAGGAGCGTGGCCTGGGCCTTTGGCACCTATCGCGAACTCGGCTGGACCCTGGatccctcttcctctctctcccaGCTCCAAACTGCCTGGACCCCCTTGGAACCGCTTCTTCACCGCTCCCTGGCTTCCTCGCTCTTAGGTGCAATTAGCGCTCGAATTACTCAGAGCTAACGAGGTGGGCCTCGGGCCCCAGGCCCTTCAAGAGATCGCGAGAGTTAATCACCCGATACGATCTCCTTCTGCGTTTCGTTCTTTTCTCTTTGCCCAaatagagagagaaagggagagagagagagagagagagagagagagagagagagagagagagagagagagaaagagattgCTCCCTCGCGGGCTACGGGAGCCGAGATTTACCGGCCGTCCGTATCCCTTTTTACTTTGCTTTTACCCCTTCTCTACTGCTTGCtcttactttttttttcttcggcCATTCGCCATTCTCGTCTGCTTTCTTTTCTCCAGTTTgtcgtttttttctttcttcgcttcTTGTTTCTTTTGTTTCCTCTTTGTCTCTGCCTCCTTGTCTCCTATCTCTGTTTCGTCTCCTCCTCGAATCTTTTTTCTATTTCGCGCAGTTTTTTTAACTTCGAATCATttcgtcttcttctttcttctttcttttatctttcCAAATATCGGTGGCCGATACAGGACGATTTCGCTTTACATTTACGGGGTCACGGAGAATCGAAAATATTCCCGAATTTTAGCGGCAACGTAACACCACGCTTTGTACGAGGCGAGTCATAAAACGTTACGCGAGTTTTTACTTTCGTACGGCCAGGTTTAACGTTTAAGTAATATATTTGCACCTTGCTGGCATGAGAGCCGTGCGTTCACGCCCACCACCGAGAAATATAAACAGAATCAAGAGTGAAAGTAGTAAACGCTACATCGATTcctgttcttttcttttatgtACGTTCTACCGTTACATCGCTCGCGTATCATCGATTTATAATACATGTATAATACTCAATGGGAAGATCGATAATTGCCAAGAACTATCTCAGTCGTGTACATATATCTAGCGAAACACAATGAAAAGCGTGAGTGGATCGGTACCGCTAGTAAAAGACAACATAGGGGCATTCAAAGAGACAATAGAAGTAATCAAAGCGACTCACTTTGTACTCATGGAACTTGATGGTACGAGTCTTCGGTTGGCTTTTGGTCTTCgacttcttcctgttcttatcctTGCCGGGTGCGTCGCTCCTCTGACACGTGGAAGCGGCTATGGGGCTTGGTTGCGGCCTGGGGGTGATGGCGGCCGGCGGTGGTGCCGGTGGCGACGCTATCGAGATATTGGAAAGGGGACTCAGGCTGGACGTGGTCGAGCCCAAGGACATCGGACTCGGCGCCGGCGCCAGTGGAAGGAGGGTCGTCGATGGACCGTTTGTCTGACTCGCCTGTTAACAGAGATCGTTGCTTTTTTCACTGTGGAATCCTCGATTAATCAGCTTACATCGGTACGCTGCCAATTTATGAGCAGCTCTTAACGTCCGACGTAAATCTATTTTTGCGGCGTATTTCGATGCTTTTTCCACCGCTATCGACGTTCCCCGCTTATTGTCTCGAAATGTCTTTCTTTCGGGACGCCGTTATCGTCCATCTACATCGACCGATAAATCAACCTTCCGTCGGAGATCGGGATTTACGCGATTCTCGAGCCGCTCACCTGCGTAGAAGCATGCTGTTGATTGTGCTGCGCCTGCTGCTGGgattgctgctgctgctgttgctgctgcgaaCCCACCACCGTATTGCACAGTTCTGCGAACGTTTGTATCGTCGACTCGTTCGACGCTTGTTGGAACACCGGCGACGTGGACGAGACCACCACGGCACCACCAGTCGTTGGAATACTAAGGGAAACGGTTACTATACCAGCCGAGGCAGCCGCTGTTTCCAGAACGTCCGACCGAGATTCCAGCTGGGGCGACGGTGCACCTTCCGAACTCTGAGAGTCATCCTCGAAGGTGATGTAATGGTCTGGATGCTGAGGCTTGGTTACTTGGCCTTCGCAGGTGGCCTTGAAGGAAATGTGACCCTCTGGTGGAAAACGATAACAAGGAAAGGATAAGTTTAAGCAAAATATAAGGAAACAAGCTGCGTTTATGTGACACAAAAGATACGTTAACGATGCTCTTTTTACAAACGTCCGAAGGTTATCGATCAAGATCGCGGAAGACAGATCGAGTTGATGCATACGCTCACCTTTAACCGCCCTCTCAATAGGTTCCTCCGTGTGGAGAATGTTCTTCTGGATGAGCTCGAGCGGTCCAGGTCGATGACTGAGTTGGTCGTTCAGCTGGTCGGCTAACCTGGCCTTCTTCAGCATCCGTTGCCTTTCGGCCAGGCTCGGATCCACGTGACCCACATCTTCGAGGATATGCTGTCTAACCAGCTCCTCCCGACCTGGTCTCTGCTGGATCTTCGCCTTCAGCAGGTCACCAGTTTTCGCCCGTTCCAATTGCTTCCGTTGTTCGTGAAACGCCGGTGGTGTCTTCAGAGCTGTGGGAATACCGATCGATAATCGTTAGTTTTCGAGAAATCTATTCAGAGTTTACCACGCGTGTCGAATTTGTTCCACGATAACACCGACTAAATATACCCTAGACGTGCCGGTATGAGGATCTCGATAAAGGTACGCGATCTCGAGAGTTTATCTTCGCAGGTACCGTTTCCGACGCGTTGAAAATAGTGCGCGTTTCGACGCCGAAATCAATGTTCCTCGGATGAAAATACATATTTAGAAATCTCGCGTTCTCTACGTATTTGTTTACCATTCTATCGTTTGAGTATTTTAAACAACGAACTACGTTTTATCGGAAGCAGCGTTTCGATCGAAGCGTAATTTTAGAGCAAGTAACCTTGCCTCACGGAGGAAGTCACTATTTCCAGCTGGTTAAAAAACTCGACTGTCATTCCCTCGCGGTAGAACTAAAATCTCGGCCGCGACATACGCTCGGAAGATTTTATCTTCCGCTGGGGACATTTAAATCACGCTCGGTGGAATGCGACTATACTTTCATCGAGTTTTCTTCGAGCGCGTCGATAGCGGAGAGGAGCGAAAGAAGCGAAGCAGTGCACCGCAACGAAGGGCGCGATCTAATAAAAGAACTGGCCGAATGAAAAAGCACTTTCGAAGCTTTTAGGGTGTCCTCCGACGCATGCTGCACGCATCAATTTCCGGCACGATGGCCCTCAAAGGACTGGCCTCGTGGCGCCATTTTGGTGTCAACGTCAAACGCCTTGTCGCATTCCTGCACGCCATTAAGTTCCCGGATAAATGATCCCCGGACCGTTTTCTCTACACTCTACGTGAGCATTGCTCCACTATTTCCGGACGAGCGACGCGCACACGACTGTCGCATCATTACGTGGAATAAAAGGTACATGCCACCTACGGTGCGCCGATGTGGCAATGAAAATATGGAAACACGTTGCTCCACCGTCTTAACTAACGGGTTCGTTCGTGCTCGATAAATTCCGACTTACCTCACTTTCAATTATGTTTATAATTTCGTTGGCGATAATTTCACGAATCGTTCGTTACGTTTGTCCATCGATGGACGCAAGATTTTATAGCGTTCGTAAATCATCCGTGAAAATCGCGGCTACTCAATGGCGCCGAGATCGTTTGTTCGATCGTTGCTCTAGCTATGTGTACGAATTGGCCGCGTAACGCACAAGAGAAGCTCGTTAGCTGCGGGAAAATTGGCGAGCCGCGAATCTGAAAGCGCGTGCAAAGACAGGGAGCGGCGAACGTAGTCGAGACTGCGTAGGAAATGCTAAAATTAACCGAACGATTCGAATCAATTAGGCCTTTCCAACATCCCCGAGCAATGGCTCGCGGCTTTTGTCTCACCCACGCGTGTTTGTTAGCGAAAGCCGCCGCGGGTGTACTATCGGCTATACACGCGtatatattcgcacaagccaGCTGTGACCTAATTGTCTAGTTTCTATCGAGATGCGAGTAAATCACGAGTCGATGGACGTGCATGGGACTCGAGGTTTTACCATGTCGAGGGAACGACCATAAAAATAAACGATACCTACGTCGAGAATTTAATTTTGTACGATAAATTCTCGTTGTCGCGCGACTTTATTACATTCGTATGGAACGCGAGATCCGTGAGCCTAAGATGCGTCCTCATATTCGAGTTTCTCGTGTTTGCGACCGGCTCACTGATATTTACGCGAAATCCGAGGCAATTACGTCGAGATTCGTGAATGGCCTCGAAAGTGTCTCAATTTTCATGCAAATGTAATCGCTTCGTTTGGGTGAAAGCGCGCACACAGTGTACAACGCGCCACGGCcttctatttctttttcgtaTCGACGAAAGTTGCACTTTCGTAAATTCGTTTCAATATCAAAGATCCTTCTTTATAGAACTATTGTAATTCAAAGTTAGCTATTCGACGTCTAACGCAACGTAAAGAAAAATCGTATTTTACTAGAATCATCGTTTCGTTCGAATAGTTCACGCGCATCGATAGAGTCTCATCACGCAAACGAGGAGAAGCGCAAAAGCAATCGACAACTCTAAATCATTTACGATTGCACGCAACAGGCGCCAGTCGTTGTTACGAGGGGAATGGGCAATCGAGATTTTGGATTTACGACTCGTGATCGAAATAATTGCAACTCGCAATCGCAATCAGTCCTAATCGCGCTACCACGATAGTCTCAAGAACGTTGTTAGTACGATGTATTAAATGTCTTGATTCGCCGGGGTAGAATTCAATTTTTGCGGTTTACGTCGGCCGACGAGAATACAGGAAATTATTCGCTGCCATTTCCACGATTTCGAGTGCGTGGCTTGCGAAACGCTCGATTTAGATTCCGTGATTCTCGCAGCGAGTCGCAGCTTTGTGTTGTTTCTTAGCGGCTGGTTCATTGGCGAGGATCGCGCGTGGGCgcattgtataatataataagcgAGCGCGTCCGGAAAATTTCGCCGATTATGCAACCGCTTCCGTGTGAATACACGATGATACGAGCAGCTGCATGGACCGTTCAGTTCGTCATTGTTCGACGTTCGTGCGTGTTTCACTCGGATGTAAAGATACTTCTTCTGAATTGTAAATGTAGGTGCTGGTGCAGTGTAAATATTTTTGCAACGCCATTGAAGTCGAAGTAAGGAAATCTATGAATGATTTGATAGCCTACTTCGTTGATCGTGAAACTTTGATTCATCTTAACTAGTTTGAGCATTCTTCCTCGCGCGTTAAAATTAGAATTCTTTATTCGGTAAAATTAGCTGCTTTTGCAACGTGAAATTAATCGTGTCACGTAAACGGATCTACAACGTAATTGCAGGTCGCTTCTCCGAAAAAACCATTACCCCGTTGCCATGCGCGATATCTTCGACTCTTGCAAGCTGTAAATGACTACATCCCGTGGAACGAAATTGCACACGATGGTTCGCGCGAACGCCAGACGAAACGGAGGGTATCGAACGTCGTATTTCTACCAGTCTGCGATAAACAGGCTATATTTCGATGCATGAAGTTTGCTGTGTAGTGGTAGTTTGGTTTGTGCGAGCGAATTATAcgtaaatttaatatacgaaGCACCGTACTGCCTCGTCGGATTATCTAGGCTGTAGTCGCTAAATTCCGTCGACGAATAGATTCCACTAGATTGTCGGATTATTAGATTATTTCGCGATTGTAGGCTCGCTCTGTCGTTAGATTATACGTTATCgaatactcgaactgtatcgtGCAATTGATAAAATAGATCATTCGATGTGATAATGGTAGGATATAACGCGATCGTAGATAATCAATAAAACAAATTTGATCGCAAATTTGTTTTGAATTACTTAATGCCAATGATTTTCAACTTTTTGTTTTGAATTTGGAACTGGTAGTAATTATCTCGTAGAGAGCGATAGTTCGCAAGAAGGGGGCAACTACTAGCGAACCAAAGGAAAGATCACACGCGATATTAGCGCGCAATTGATCACTGTATGTGAGCACGTCAATTTAAGGTACTTTAGGAAGTCGTTGGTGCCCCAGTTACTTCCTTTTACGCGGTTGGCCGAGCCATCACGGGCAATCGCGTGGTAATTAAGTTGTAAGTGGATTAATCGGCCGTTATAGCAGGAAAAAAACGCGACACGTTGACGAACTTGTTAAATCTAACTCGAAGCCCCCTCTCGAGTCGGGCAAATAAATTTGTTCGACCGGACAGAATCGTTTTCCTTCGCTTTTACTGGCCACTAAATACCATCGGCAACGAACTCTCTGACTTTACTGTTTTTGTCCAGTTTTATCGTGCTCTCTAAACTCCTAATTGATTTTGCTTTGAGAGCCATTCGACGAGAACGCTCGTCTACGGTCTTGAAATCTTTATGGCCTCGTTGCTTTATTCGAAGAGCAGAAAAACATCGCCGTACAAATTTTCAATTACGGACGTTGGAAATTATTCGTAAAATTCAATTCGATGGGAAACTTGTAAATTTCGTGTAAGGCCGAGTCCTCGTGGATTCGACAAAAAGTCGGCGAAAATTTTTATTACGGTGGAGTTACTTACATGGCATGATGCCTTGCGCAACCAGCTGATTGATGGGTCGCCTCAGCGTAAGCTTCACCTTCAGCGCTGTAACAGAGAAAACAACGCGTCTTTCAACAATTCGTTTCTTCTCTCGATGACGTTATCTGTTCCACGATCTTGTACGTTCGCTCGATTCCCTTAATTCGATGCTTACCTAGACCATTCAACTATCGATTCCGATTAACCCGTTCCATCTTACGAATAACCAATCTTCGTCACAACATAAACGCTTATATCAATTTCAACGAGTTATTCGAATAGTACTTTATCTCGCAGCATCTCGAAAACACAAGCACATTTTAATCTTATCGAATCGTTGCACTCTTGCGGAAATAAGTCGAGATTACCTCAGATCGCGAGGATTTCCGTGGAACAGCCGCGGAATTTCACTGGCAAGCAACAGCTCGTTCTATAAAAATCGTATGATCAAAGTCGATCGGTGATGGCCGCGTGGCCATTTCTCGGTAGCCAATATTTTCTTTCCGCATGCCGTTTAAGCTGTTCCATATGGTGTGACTCGGTGGGGtcggaggaagaaaaaaaagaagaaaaggaaaagaagtgAGCACAGCGGAGAGATGGAAAAGAGGGAATCCTTCTTTCCAGTGGTTAATTGGACCACCGCACGCGTGTATTTTTCACGTGCTTCCGCGCGACGCTAATTTTGGGCTCGATAATTAAAGAGCGCCACGCCACGCGTGCTTACATAAATTACTCGAACTTTCATTTTGTTATCATCCTGCTCGATACACGAATATTCGAGATACGTGGCTCCTGGCCCGGACACGCCAGCCGGATACCAGGCGTAACGGGATTTGCGTACCGTATTGTCGGCGCAGCGGCGTTTTTCATGCCGGCAGCTACCTGTGTTTCAAGTACGGCTACACGGAAAGTTGGCTGGAAACTGGCGGTTCTCGAATGCTACGGGCAAGTCAAGTGTCGGTTTGAGTTTCTTTCGTTTAGAATGGGATGTTGAGCGTGATAAGTTAAAAGACATAATGGCGATCGTAAAGTCGAGAGGTTTTGGGCTGAATCTTTCGTGCAGTTTATTTGGCTACGACACAAGTATACATCTAACCGAATCAATGGTTTTCCTTATCGTCCTAACATAAACATCCCATGTAGTCACTTCGTTTTACGGTTCTTGCTTCGCTTAAATATAGGTGAATAACTACTTGTATATCTTGCTTTAACCAATAATCCTGCAAAGACCAATTCACGTTCTAAACATAGAGTATCCCTCACCTCTTTTCCACTTAAGGAAACAAGCAACTTCCAGCATCCAAATATTCGTATGTAACAATTTTCGACGAAAAACAAATCCATTCGCGCCAGTTATTACTAGTCACGTGTCACGAGAACAGATCAGCGATCGCGACGTCATCCATGAGACGTACACGAGTCTCGAATGGGTTCAGCGTCCGGCTGCGATTCGGCGGCGATTTGGCGGTCGGCTAATTAAGGGGCGATCACGGTGGATCGTGATTCGGGAATCCGGAGCCGGCGGTCGTTCGCCGCTTGGGTTCGCAGATCAAAGGTCGACGAGGAGCACGAAGAGAGCGAGCGAGCGTGGCGTGGATCGCGGGCCCGGCTACAAATTAACACACAAAGGGCCCCTGGTTATAAATACGCGGAGGACGCGCGGGTCAGATTGCATAAATTGCCGGCGTAAGAGGAACAAAACCGCGGGCCGCATGGCCGCGCAATCTGAATTCAAAGCAGTCTGTATCCCGGAGAAAAATGTCTACCCCATTCGGTTTATTGGTCGCGAGACATAGCCGCACCAGGGGGATCCTTCGCGGTCAGTTTTTTCGTCGATCCGCCGCGAATATCTGACTTCGACGTATCCGACTGCGAATAATCGACCGTTTATAATGTCCACTCCCTGCTCATGCCGCGTTTCAACGTTGCGCTCAAGCTATTAGGTACTCTTCAGAAGTTTCTGTTCGAAGAGCGAGCACTTCTTGCTGGATGAATCCTTTCATTTCAATATCATTTTGGTTGAACTAAAATGGAGCGCGAACGAAATGAAATGTGCATGGTAACGATCGAAAAATTATTAAAGACGCCGGTGGATAGTTTGGGAAAAAGTAGCGCGGAACTTTTCTCGATAACGTTATTACAGATCTGGTCGCACGATCTGTACGCGTGAATGGAATATTGTGATGGATGAAACGTTAAGGATGAAGACCGACTGGTTTTGGTAGTCCCATTACAAAATCACCATTAGCTTTACGTAATGACTTCTTACGTTTATCTCGCTACGCGTGAATCCTTAAGCGAACAAGTTTTCACTTATTAACCGATCAACAACGGCCTCCATGTCCGTGCGCTGAAATTTATGGTCGCGGAAGGATAGCAATTAAGGCGTAAGATGTTGGTCAGAAAAAAATTTGCGATAATCCTATCGCCTAATGAGCATTCTTGATCGTATCCTCGCTATCGATCCTGACAATCATGCGTGGAACGCGCGTAACTATGCGCGCGATTGCATATTTCTCCTGGTGGCCGAGAAATTCGCGGATCGGTCATTCTACGCGCGCGGCAACGCATTCTTCGACGTCTGCCTTTCGACTAGGAAATTCGGCCAAAAAATTATCTCGGTGCTCGGAATTCCATGTCACGTGATGCTGGAGACGTACGAATTTTAATTTCTCCCGCAAGCTTCGTGCACTGAATTGCGAAACATTTCTGTTATATTCTAACTTGTATCAAGAAAACGTTCCATAGTGTTTGATTTTAATGTAAAAGATTGTGTATCGACCAACATTTAACTGTATATAGACGTTATAAAATCGTTTGCATGTCGTAATTGTTTGCGTAAAATTGAACGAGGGTCGCTATAAATAATCGAGTGGATAGGCGATGGATCAACGAAATGGAAAAAGATATACAGAAAACGGGGAATTGGGACGGTCCTGAAAGTATCATGGTCCACAGAAGACAAATGGTAACGACCAAAACGGCTACTAGATGCAAGTGCCAAAATACACAGCGCCAAATACTGAGCCAACGTTTCTTGTATCGTTATATGG
This portion of the Bombus affinis isolate iyBomAffi1 chromosome 1, iyBomAffi1.2, whole genome shotgun sequence genome encodes:
- the LOC126916769 gene encoding myocardin-related transcription factor B-like isoform X2 is translated as MNMTIEPLGNHVDQFRKLKESGHRLDSGSPFWRIQLDQDLVDTISAIYPEWFKDYTNTRASTSSSSSTSGGQLNTEGIVAADTSAVLDHKVAKGDSKSKTKAKKADSLKDKERDRKEARRESKDERDAGNGKKGTKPSPQQDKAADVAGRKTAGVPGSGAEMAEGNQSPPKAEVDDSSLQHAMDRNKESLKVKLTLRRPINQLVAQGIMPSLKTPPAFHEQRKQLERAKTGDLLKAKIQQRPGREELVRQHILEDVGHVDPSLAERQRMLKKARLADQLNDQLSHRPGPLELIQKNILHTEEPIERAVKEGHISFKATCEGQVTKPQHPDHYITFEDDSQSSEGAPSPQLESRSDVLETAAASAGIVTVSLSIPTTGGAVVVSSTSPVFQQASNESTIQTFAELCNTVVGSQQQQQQQQSQQQAQHNQQHASTQASQTNGPSTTLLPLAPAPSPMSLGSTTSSLSPLSNISIASPPAPPPAAITPRPQPSPIAASTCQRSDAPGKDKNRKKSKTKSQPKTRTIKFHEYKGPPNAQKTSVSSTTSGLGSAPPGETSYELLLQQQQLFLQWQLEWQHKYPQIILPAAQKPPLSLNSSGASDAGSISGSSVNAPSPAPSNSSNNPSEQPPLRPLGKLEDMKVSDLKVELKRRNLPVSGSKPQLIERLKPFTESSSGNSTSSSNGPHVTHMGHILMDTPGPVTSDESSSHAKSPGSAVKDEPNSPRTDSPHGSEHDDPSSPPARVSGDDIIKEQRKRIEELQRELYKSQQQLQQIRQTQPSTVHAEKLVLQQHIQNKMQQQQLALHLQQLQHLQQQQQQQQQQQQQQNQQQSQQQTQQQHATFQQLNAKASLAAFLQAQPNNTATILDSSTLTAINNKKNQTKNSATVQIPAAIVFNLPKPTKLNGSLLSALMAQAQAQQQQQQTVTAEDGKPPPPQYDEAAKLLKVKIEPVQKSHIKSQVVDDVLEILIKNGELPPSAAQDPATPTTPNRQLQQNLVFTAPADSQTHSLVFTAASPISPISPIAMEVSQSDCVSSPAPAPPPPPPLPLATFSIQLPTALQQLQQQEEISSFNTDLLTSEGDLDAAMLLSPQSAQQASPDPQPPQEVTSSDNANLDLKELELDLETLDTMDFSQLDCDLGVKMEAPQELMDIGDMPMDMDDPDWLDSLMPQSPPTASTVSNHQPAPPTSLSSGTDIYDPLLASSQDPFDLFNMEDSDFKMSSDLSLTWDKVDFAT
- the LOC126916769 gene encoding myocardin-related transcription factor B-like isoform X3, whose product is MPEPRAKRCKHCDESGHRLDSGSPFWRIQLDQDLVDTISAIYPEWFKDYTNTRASTSSSSSTSGGQLNTEGIVAADTSAVLDHKVAKGDSKSKTKAKKADSLKDKERDRKEARRESKDERDAGNGKKGTKPSPQQDKAADVAGRKTAGVPGSGAEMAEGNQSPPKAEVDDSSLQHAMDRNKESLKVKLTLRRPINQLVAQGIMPSLKTPPAFHEQRKQLERAKTGDLLKAKIQQRPGREELVRQHILEDVGHVDPSLAERQRMLKKARLADQLNDQLSHRPGPLELIQKNILHTEEPIERAVKEGHISFKATCEGQVTKPQHPDHYITFEDDSQSSEGAPSPQLESRSDVLETAAASAGIVTVSLSIPTTGGAVVVSSTSPVFQQASNESTIQTFAELCNTVVGSQQQQQQQQSQQQAQHNQQHASTQASQTNGPSTTLLPLAPAPSPMSLGSTTSSLSPLSNISIASPPAPPPAAITPRPQPSPIAASTCQRSDAPGKDKNRKKSKTKSQPKTRTIKFHEYKGPPNAQKTSVSSTTSGLGSAPPGETSYELLLQQQQLFLQWQLEWQHKYPQIILPAAQKPPLSLNSSGASDAGSISGSSVNAPSPAPSNSSNNPSEQPPLRPLGKLEDMKVSDLKVELKRRNLPVSGSKPQLIERLKPFTESSSGNSTSSSNGPHVTHMGHILMDTPGPVTSDESSSHAKSPGSAVKDEPNSPRTDSPHGSEHDDPSSPPARVSGDDIIKEQRKRIEELQRELYKSQQQLQQIRQTQPSTVHAEKLVLQQHIQNKMQQQQLALHLQQLQHLQQQQQQQQQQQQQQNQQQSQQQTQQQHATFQQLNAKASLAAFLQAQPNNTATILDSSTLTAINNKKNQTKNSATVQIPAAIVFNLPKPTKLNGSLLSALMAQAQAQQQQQQTVTAEDGKPPPPQYDEAAKLLKVKIEPVQKSHIKSQVVDDVLEILIKNGELPPSAAQDPATPTTPNRQLQQNLVFTAPADSQTHSLVFTAASPISPISPIAMEVSQSDCVSSPAPAPPPPPPLPLATFSIQLPTALQQLQQQEEISSFNTDLLTSEGDLDAAMLLSPQSAQQASPDPQPPQEVTSSDNANLDLKELELDLETLDTMDFSQLDCDLGVKMEAPQELMDIGDMPMDMDDPDWLDSLMPQSPPTASTVSNHQPAPPTSLSSGTDIYDPLLASSQDPFDLFNMEDSDFKMSSDLSLTWDKVDFAT
- the LOC126916769 gene encoding myocardin-related transcription factor B-like isoform X4; translated protein: MVTLDTEQKLERQHCVRRMCAICRRIKRDKALKVKLTLRRPINQLVAQGIMPSLKTPPAFHEQRKQLERAKTGDLLKAKIQQRPGREELVRQHILEDVGHVDPSLAERQRMLKKARLADQLNDQLSHRPGPLELIQKNILHTEEPIERAVKEGHISFKATCEGQVTKPQHPDHYITFEDDSQSSEGAPSPQLESRSDVLETAAASAGIVTVSLSIPTTGGAVVVSSTSPVFQQASNESTIQTFAELCNTVVGSQQQQQQQQSQQQAQHNQQHASTQASQTNGPSTTLLPLAPAPSPMSLGSTTSSLSPLSNISIASPPAPPPAAITPRPQPSPIAASTCQRSDAPGKDKNRKKSKTKSQPKTRTIKFHEYKGPPNAQKTSVSSTTSGLGSAPPGETSYELLLQQQQLFLQWQLEWQHKYPQIILPAAQKPPLSLNSSGASDAGSISGSSVNAPSPAPSNSSNNPSEQPPLRPLGKLEDMKVSDLKVELKRRNLPVSGSKPQLIERLKPFTESSSGNSTSSSNGPHVTHMGHILMDTPGPVTSDESSSHAKSPGSAVKDEPNSPRTDSPHGSEHDDPSSPPARVSGDDIIKEQRKRIEELQRELYKSQQQLQQIRQTQPSTVHAEKLVLQQHIQNKMQQQQLALHLQQLQHLQQQQQQQQQQQQQQNQQQSQQQTQQQHATFQQLNAKASLAAFLQAQPNNTATILDSSTLTAINNKKNQTKNSATVQIPAAIVFNLPKPTKLNGSLLSALMAQAQAQQQQQQTVTAEDGKPPPPQYDEAAKLLKVKIEPVQKSHIKSQVVDDVLEILIKNGELPPSAAQDPATPTTPNRQLQQNLVFTAPADSQTHSLVFTAASPISPISPIAMEVSQSDCVSSPAPAPPPPPPLPLATFSIQLPTALQQLQQQEEISSFNTDLLTSEGDLDAAMLLSPQSAQQASPDPQPPQEVTSSDNANLDLKELELDLETLDTMDFSQLDCDLGVKMEAPQELMDIGDMPMDMDDPDWLDSLMPQSPPTASTVSNHQPAPPTSLSSGTDIYDPLLASSQDPFDLFNMEDSDFKMSSDLSLTWDKVDFAT